In Janthinobacterium rivuli, a single genomic region encodes these proteins:
- a CDS encoding ABC transporter ATP-binding protein translates to MLSIKQLNKTYANGVKAINNVSLEIPNGMFGLLGPNGAGKSSLMRTIATLQDPDSGSIHFDGVDVLTDKAGLRRQLGYLPQDFGVYPKVSAENLLNHFAVLKGLTEKGPRKEAVEALLQQTNLWEARKRNLGTYSGGMRQRFGIAQALLGAPRLVIVDEPTAGLDPDERNRFLNLLAKIGEQVVVILSTHIVDDVTDLCPRMAMIVKGQVLVQGEPQAAIDTLLGKVWRRSVTTEELAQYQQSLNVLSTRLVGGKPQINVYADSQPDSGFAQIAPDLEDVYFLHVRNAARDGAAAPAAAPAAVLA, encoded by the coding sequence ATGCTATCGATCAAACAGCTGAACAAAACGTATGCCAATGGCGTCAAGGCCATCAACAATGTCAGCCTGGAGATTCCCAACGGGATGTTCGGCCTGCTGGGGCCAAATGGCGCGGGCAAGTCCTCGCTGATGCGCACCATTGCGACATTGCAAGATCCCGATAGCGGCAGCATCCATTTCGATGGCGTCGATGTACTCACTGACAAGGCCGGCCTGCGCCGCCAGCTCGGCTATCTGCCGCAGGATTTCGGCGTGTATCCGAAAGTCAGCGCGGAAAACCTGCTCAACCACTTTGCCGTGCTCAAAGGCTTGACGGAGAAGGGGCCGCGCAAGGAAGCCGTGGAAGCGTTGTTGCAGCAAACCAATCTGTGGGAAGCGCGCAAGCGCAACCTGGGCACGTACTCGGGCGGCATGCGCCAGCGCTTCGGCATCGCCCAGGCGCTGCTGGGTGCGCCGCGCCTGGTGATCGTCGATGAACCGACGGCGGGCCTGGACCCGGACGAGCGCAACCGTTTCCTGAATCTGCTGGCGAAGATCGGCGAGCAGGTGGTGGTCATCCTGTCGACCCACATCGTCGACGACGTGACGGACCTGTGCCCGCGCATGGCCATGATCGTCAAGGGTCAAGTACTGGTGCAGGGCGAGCCGCAGGCGGCCATCGATACGCTGCTGGGCAAGGTGTGGCGCCGCAGCGTCACGACGGAGGAGCTGGCGCAATATCAGCAAAGCCTGAATGTGCTGTCGACACGCCTGGTGGGCGGCAAGCCGCAAATCAATGTGTATGCCGACAGCCAGCCCGACAGCGGCTTCGCGCAGATCGCCCCGGACCTGGAAGACGTGTACTTCCTGCACGTGCGCAACGCTGCCCGCGACGGCGCCGCCGCGCCAGCCGCAGCCCCAGCCGCCGTTCTGGCCTGA
- a CDS encoding ABC transporter permease/M1 family aminopeptidase yields MWKEFFKFDLGYQLKQPLLWVFAAIMALLAFGASSSDSIQIGGAIGNINRNAPTVVAQMLGIFSLLSMFLVTVFIAGAVLRDSEVGMADMLFATPMRKWDYLFGRFAAGFVACLVIFAAIALATMLGPLMPWVDAQRVGAFSLHTYVWSFAVIVIPNLLFIGALLMLLAATTRSMMLVYVGVLGFFVLWAMAGVFTRDINNEWIAVLLDPFGLRAFGRMTRYFTSAESNASLPPLSGFLLANRLLWIGITAVLFLATVALFKPQRTGTGKRLFGKHKVQTATPAISAPLHLPRTLPRFTAATAWRQWWQILRFDAAGVFKSVPFLVMLLFAVINLIAGANVGKNMYGTAVYPMTHLMLQNISNSFSFMLIIIVTFYAGELIFKERHVRIADVSDAMPVPNWVPLLAKCTALIGVIAGYLLAGIITAIGFQLVKGGAPVELGLYLKGTLLGALFFVLMGLCALTLQVLSNNKFIGYLLVILLMVAQAVLGMLHFEHNLYNFAATPAIKYSDMNGYGHFLTGWAWFALYWSLFTVALVMLARAFWVRGLSADWRARVRLARQRLHGRAGAALAVVLLCWAGTGGWIFYNTNVLNQYESSDVSMDKQARYEKLYKQYKDLPQPKITDIQANVDIYPEQRKVLIKGHYVLQNKTQQALDTLRIQRNPDLETHWLNLPEHKVTLNDEELGFSILKLAQPLAPGATLPLDFTVAVTHEGFTNSGTPDQVNLNGSFFNNQAYFPHFGYAKEMELTDRNERRKRGLGEPQRMAKLEDKSAYGDTVLGGDADWIHFDTTVSTSGEQIALAPGYLQGSWEKDGRRYYRYKMDQPMLPFFAYLSARWDVKKGDWHGVPIEVYFDKKHGYNTDRMITSVQKSLDYFSTEFTPYQHKQVRILEFPGYQSFAQSFANTIPYSEGIGFIADLRDKEDIDYVFYVTAHEMAHQWWGHQVIGANVQGATMLMESLAQYSALMVMEKEYGRDKMRRFLRYELDRYLSGRGGEAIEELPLARVEGQQYIHYNKGSLVFYRLRDEIGEQALNRALKRYLQDKGYQQAPFTTSSELLAYIRAETPQDKQALITDLFEKIVFYDNRVTQAKAVQRKDGQWDVTLQLHLAKLESDGKGKESPRAYDEPVEIAIFARAPGGKEKDEKVLFTDKRMLSGSDPVITITVKEKPFEVGVDPYNKMIDRVARDNRKEVSFN; encoded by the coding sequence ATGTGGAAGGAATTTTTCAAGTTTGACCTCGGCTATCAGCTGAAACAGCCGCTGCTGTGGGTATTTGCCGCCATCATGGCCTTGCTGGCCTTTGGCGCCAGCAGCAGCGATTCGATCCAGATCGGCGGTGCCATCGGCAACATCAACCGCAATGCACCCACCGTGGTGGCGCAGATGCTGGGCATTTTCAGCCTGCTGTCGATGTTCCTCGTCACCGTCTTCATCGCCGGCGCCGTGCTGCGCGATAGCGAAGTGGGCATGGCCGACATGCTGTTCGCCACACCCATGCGCAAGTGGGACTACCTGTTCGGCCGTTTCGCCGCCGGCTTTGTCGCCTGCCTGGTGATCTTCGCCGCCATCGCCCTGGCCACCATGCTCGGCCCCCTCATGCCCTGGGTCGATGCACAGCGCGTGGGCGCGTTTTCGCTGCACACGTATGTGTGGAGCTTTGCCGTCATCGTCATTCCGAACCTGCTCTTCATCGGCGCCCTGCTGATGCTGCTGGCCGCCACCACGCGCTCGATGATGCTCGTCTACGTGGGCGTGCTGGGCTTTTTCGTGCTGTGGGCCATGGCCGGCGTCTTTACGCGCGACATCAACAATGAATGGATTGCCGTCCTGCTCGACCCGTTCGGCTTGCGCGCCTTTGGCCGCATGACGCGCTACTTCACGTCCGCCGAATCGAATGCCAGCCTGCCGCCCCTGTCCGGCTTCCTGCTGGCCAACCGCCTGCTGTGGATCGGCATCACGGCCGTGCTGTTCCTCGCCACGGTGGCGCTGTTCAAGCCGCAGCGCACGGGTACGGGCAAGCGTTTGTTCGGCAAGCACAAGGTGCAGACGGCCACCCCCGCCATCTCGGCGCCGCTGCACCTGCCGCGCACGCTGCCCCGCTTCACCGCGGCGACAGCCTGGCGCCAGTGGTGGCAAATCCTGCGCTTCGACGCGGCCGGCGTCTTCAAGAGCGTGCCCTTCCTCGTCATGCTGCTGTTCGCCGTGATCAACCTGATCGCCGGCGCGAATGTCGGCAAGAACATGTACGGTACGGCCGTGTATCCGATGACGCATTTGATGCTGCAAAATATCAGCAACAGCTTCAGCTTCATGCTGATCATCATCGTCACCTTTTATGCGGGTGAACTGATCTTCAAGGAACGTCACGTCAGGATCGCCGACGTCAGCGACGCCATGCCCGTGCCCAACTGGGTCCCCCTGCTGGCCAAGTGCACGGCGCTGATCGGCGTCATCGCCGGCTACCTGCTGGCGGGCATCATCACCGCCATCGGTTTCCAGCTGGTCAAGGGCGGCGCGCCCGTGGAACTGGGCCTGTACCTGAAAGGCACCCTGCTGGGCGCCCTCTTCTTCGTGCTGATGGGCTTGTGCGCCCTCACCCTGCAAGTGCTGTCGAATAACAAGTTCATCGGCTACCTGCTGGTGATCCTGCTGATGGTGGCGCAAGCCGTGCTGGGCATGCTGCACTTCGAGCACAACCTGTACAACTTCGCCGCCACGCCGGCCATCAAGTATTCGGACATGAATGGCTATGGCCACTTCCTGACCGGCTGGGCCTGGTTTGCGCTGTACTGGAGCCTGTTTACCGTGGCGCTGGTCATGCTGGCGCGGGCCTTCTGGGTGCGCGGCCTGTCCGCCGACTGGCGCGCGCGCGTGCGTCTGGCGCGCCAGCGTCTGCACGGCCGCGCCGGCGCCGCGCTGGCCGTGGTGCTGCTGTGCTGGGCCGGCACGGGCGGCTGGATCTTCTACAACACGAATGTGCTGAACCAGTACGAATCGTCCGACGTCAGCATGGACAAGCAGGCCCGCTATGAGAAATTGTACAAGCAGTACAAGGACTTGCCGCAGCCGAAGATCACCGACATCCAGGCCAACGTGGATATCTATCCGGAACAGCGCAAAGTCTTGATCAAGGGCCACTACGTGCTGCAAAACAAGACGCAGCAAGCGCTCGACACCTTGCGCATCCAGCGCAACCCAGACCTGGAAACGCACTGGTTGAACTTGCCTGAGCACAAGGTGACGTTGAACGACGAGGAACTCGGCTTCAGCATCCTCAAGCTGGCGCAGCCGCTGGCGCCCGGCGCCACCCTGCCGCTCGACTTCACGGTGGCCGTCACGCATGAAGGCTTTACCAACAGCGGCACGCCGGACCAGGTCAACCTGAACGGCAGCTTCTTCAACAACCAGGCGTATTTTCCGCACTTCGGCTATGCCAAGGAAATGGAGTTGACGGACCGCAACGAGCGCCGCAAGCGGGGCCTGGGCGAGCCGCAGCGCATGGCCAAGCTGGAAGACAAGTCAGCGTATGGCGACACGGTGCTGGGTGGCGATGCCGACTGGATCCATTTCGACACGACGGTGTCCACCAGCGGCGAGCAGATCGCCCTGGCGCCCGGCTACCTGCAAGGCAGCTGGGAAAAGGATGGCCGCCGCTATTACCGCTACAAGATGGACCAGCCGATGCTGCCATTCTTCGCCTACCTGTCGGCGCGCTGGGACGTGAAGAAGGGCGACTGGCACGGCGTGCCGATCGAGGTCTATTTCGACAAGAAACACGGCTACAACACGGACCGCATGATCACGTCCGTGCAAAAGTCGCTCGACTATTTCAGCACCGAGTTCACGCCCTACCAGCACAAGCAGGTGCGTATTCTGGAATTCCCGGGCTACCAGAGCTTTGCGCAGTCGTTCGCCAATACGATCCCGTATTCGGAAGGCATCGGCTTCATCGCCGACCTGCGCGACAAGGAGGACATCGACTATGTGTTCTACGTCACGGCGCATGAAATGGCGCACCAGTGGTGGGGCCATCAGGTGATCGGCGCCAACGTGCAGGGCGCCACCATGCTGATGGAGTCCCTGGCGCAATACTCGGCCCTGATGGTGATGGAAAAGGAATACGGCCGCGACAAGATGCGCCGCTTCCTGCGCTATGAACTGGACCGCTACCTGAGCGGACGCGGCGGCGAAGCCATCGAGGAATTGCCGCTGGCGCGCGTGGAGGGACAGCAATACATCCACTACAACAAGGGCAGCCTGGTGTTCTACCGCCTGCGCGATGAAATCGGCGAGCAAGCGCTGAACCGTGCCCTGAAACGCTATCTGCAGGACAAGGGTTACCAGCAGGCGCCGTTCACCACGTCGTCGGAATTGCTGGCCTACATCCGCGCCGAAACGCCGCAGGACAAGCAGGCCCTGATCACCGACCTGTTCGAGAAGATCGTCTTCTACGATAACCGCGTGACCCAAGCGAAAGCCGTGCAGCGCAAGGATGGCCAGTGGGACGTCACCCTGCAACTGCACCTGGCCAAGCTGGAGTCGGACGGCAAGGGCAAGGAAAGCCCGCGCGCCTACGACGAACCGGTAGAGATCGCCATCTTCGCGCGCGCGCCGGGCGGCAAGGAGAAGGATGAAAAGGTCCTGTTCACGGACAAGCGCATGCTGTCGGGCAGCGACCCCGTGATCACCATCACGGTGAAGGAAAAACCGTTTGAGGTGGGTGTCGATCCGTACAACAAGATGATCGACCGGGTGGCGCGCGATAACCGCAAGGAAGTCAGTTTCAATTAG
- a CDS encoding MFS transporter, protein MTRQRLPPEAAGTVLMRTVQGRPVQLFGFPLVFMTVLIDVLCAGLVAPVLPRLLLQLRDSPAQPVLWLGYLGMLFSLSQMFALPLLGALSDRFGRRPLLLLSNLGVAVYFFCLADTETLAQLVLGRILCGITASSFGIAYAFIADCSEGAARTRAFASMGAAYSMGLVAGPALGGWLGNIDVRLPFYLAGWLSLGNLVYGVLVLPESLPPDKRVPVSWRMSNPFGALFELARRPELRFLTLAYLLVASAHWSIAVAFVFYTQQRYGWDSTQVGLMLAVLAGWGGVAQLKCAPFLMARYGPRRTAMLAYAGCCAGFLCLALSRQSAGAYLAIFLLGVGEMANPALQGLLTSAVSARQQGWLQGAVKSAGSLAGLATPALFAMLVAVDPASHDSGAAFVLAAILLLAACLALAASKYAAGSKPA, encoded by the coding sequence GTGACACGCCAGCGCTTGCCGCCTGAGGCGGCTGGCACCGTGTTGATGCGCACGGTGCAGGGGCGGCCGGTACAGCTATTCGGTTTTCCGCTGGTCTTCATGACCGTCCTGATCGACGTCCTGTGCGCGGGACTGGTGGCCCCCGTCTTGCCGCGTCTGCTGCTGCAATTGAGGGACAGTCCCGCCCAGCCCGTGTTATGGCTCGGTTACCTGGGGATGCTGTTTTCGCTGTCGCAAATGTTTGCCTTGCCACTGCTGGGGGCGCTGTCGGACCGTTTTGGCCGGCGCCCGTTGCTACTGCTGTCGAACCTGGGCGTGGCCGTGTATTTTTTCTGTCTGGCCGATACGGAAACGCTGGCCCAATTGGTGCTGGGGCGTATCTTGTGCGGCATCACCGCCTCCAGCTTTGGCATCGCCTATGCGTTTATTGCCGACTGTTCCGAGGGCGCCGCGCGCACCCGCGCGTTTGCCTCGATGGGCGCGGCCTACAGCATGGGACTGGTGGCCGGGCCGGCCCTGGGCGGTTGGCTGGGCAATATCGATGTGCGCCTGCCCTTCTACCTTGCCGGCTGGCTGTCGCTCGGCAATCTCGTGTACGGCGTACTGGTCTTGCCTGAATCTTTGCCGCCGGACAAGCGCGTTCCCGTCAGCTGGCGCATGAGCAATCCATTCGGCGCCTTGTTCGAGCTGGCCAGGCGTCCCGAACTGCGTTTCCTGACCCTGGCGTATCTGCTGGTGGCCAGCGCGCACTGGTCGATTGCCGTGGCGTTCGTGTTTTACACGCAGCAGCGCTATGGCTGGGACTCCACCCAGGTCGGCTTGATGCTTGCCGTGCTGGCAGGCTGGGGCGGCGTGGCGCAGCTGAAATGCGCCCCGTTTCTGATGGCGCGATACGGCCCGCGGCGTACGGCCATGCTGGCCTATGCCGGCTGCTGTGCCGGCTTCTTGTGTCTTGCCCTGTCGCGCCAGTCGGCGGGGGCGTATCTGGCCATTTTTTTGCTTGGCGTGGGAGAAATGGCCAACCCGGCGCTGCAGGGTCTGCTGACCAGTGCCGTGTCGGCGCGGCAGCAGGGCTGGCTGCAGGGCGCCGTCAAGAGTGCCGGCAGCCTGGCGGGACTGGCGACACCGGCCCTGTTCGCCATGCTGGTCGCCGTCGATCCTGCCAGTCACGACAGCGGTGCGGCATTTGTCCTGGCCGCCATCCTCTTGCTGGCCGCCTGCCTGGCGCTCGCCGCCAGCAAATACGCGGCGGGCAGCAAGCCGGCGTGA
- a CDS encoding nucleotidyltransferase family protein, translating to MNFDAARQLVEQHILPAYPHAVAAIIGGSIARGQGTATSDIDLLVLFENVPHAWRETLKLGQQTVELYGHDLRSFDYFCRKMDRPGGRIPMAMMVIEGRNLLPQTNTSAALYRLAQAMYDEGPPALTGDALASRRYEITTLLEDLVDSTVAEETLAIATKLYDVLANFVLRAGGAWSGVGKHLARRLRAYSPVIADDLHAAMRALLLDPPAGKQAFGDLVARALQPYGGPLLDGFALHAPAEWKSDTPALAA from the coding sequence ATGAATTTCGACGCAGCCCGCCAGTTGGTGGAACAACACATCCTGCCCGCCTATCCGCATGCCGTAGCGGCGATCATCGGCGGCTCCATCGCGCGCGGCCAGGGAACGGCCACCTCGGATATCGATCTGCTCGTGTTGTTCGAGAACGTGCCGCATGCCTGGCGCGAGACGCTCAAGCTGGGCCAGCAGACGGTGGAATTGTATGGCCATGACCTGCGCTCCTTCGATTACTTTTGCCGCAAGATGGATCGTCCCGGCGGCCGCATACCGATGGCGATGATGGTGATCGAAGGCAGGAATCTCTTGCCGCAGACGAACACATCCGCCGCCCTGTACCGGCTGGCGCAAGCCATGTATGACGAAGGCCCGCCGGCGCTGACGGGCGATGCCCTGGCCAGCCGGCGCTATGAAATCACGACCTTGCTGGAAGACCTGGTCGACAGCACGGTTGCCGAGGAAACACTGGCGATCGCCACCAAGCTGTATGACGTGCTGGCCAATTTCGTGCTGCGGGCCGGGGGCGCGTGGAGCGGCGTCGGCAAGCATCTGGCGCGCCGGCTCAGGGCCTACAGCCCGGTGATCGCGGACGACCTGCATGCCGCCATGCGCGCGCTCCTGCTCGACCCGCCGGCCGGCAAGCAGGCGTTTGGCGACCTGGTCGCGCGCGCCCTGCAGCCGTATGGCGGCCCCTTGCTCGACGGGTTTGCCCTGCATGCGCCGGCGGAATGGAAGAGTGACACGCCAGCGCTTGCCGCCTGA
- a CDS encoding DUF455 family protein: protein MSVITEHTAHLAAAAHALTAIRNASAHALITEREVAGKIAWSMTLHAAQQALSAVQDCCQSFALGAAAANPHGADAGVHIDAHFATLRHSMQALASLGLWAKSELAAQKVLWLLPAMHSGCQRLEGQVLPAQWDCPELPGRPEQLEIVDYVRYELDRDYPRRKLHQQIFNVEVCAGEVCAMLVLRFPELPGDVAESLTLQCVEEFRHAQLLLGALANEGGGIGETPVSLGIWKSCRAAQNAADCIGLEQVIGEGFSLGADLYYAELYRAIGRADISMLHECIYIDEVNHVKNGLASFHTLLGAQAVQRLRTLEESSKVSVVGGRFFNAAARQYVGFSATEIERQRDRSQAVELPDLQGMME from the coding sequence ATGTCCGTCATCACAGAACACACGGCACACCTGGCCGCCGCCGCACACGCCCTCACGGCCATCCGGAACGCCTCGGCGCACGCGCTGATCACGGAGCGCGAGGTGGCTGGCAAGATCGCGTGGTCCATGACCTTGCATGCGGCGCAGCAGGCACTGTCGGCGGTACAGGATTGCTGCCAGAGTTTTGCCCTGGGCGCGGCAGCCGCCAATCCGCATGGCGCGGACGCGGGCGTGCACATCGACGCGCATTTCGCCACCCTCCGGCACAGCATGCAGGCGCTCGCCTCGCTTGGCTTGTGGGCCAAGAGCGAACTGGCGGCACAGAAAGTCCTGTGGCTCCTGCCTGCCATGCACAGCGGCTGCCAGCGCCTCGAAGGCCAGGTGCTGCCGGCGCAGTGGGATTGTCCGGAGTTGCCCGGGCGCCCCGAGCAGCTGGAAATCGTCGACTACGTGCGCTATGAGCTGGACCGCGATTATCCGCGCAGAAAATTGCACCAGCAAATTTTTAATGTGGAAGTGTGCGCCGGTGAAGTGTGCGCCATGCTGGTGCTGCGATTCCCGGAGTTGCCGGGCGACGTGGCCGAATCGCTGACCTTGCAGTGCGTGGAAGAATTCCGGCACGCGCAGCTGCTGCTGGGCGCATTGGCGAACGAAGGGGGCGGCATCGGCGAAACGCCGGTGTCCCTGGGCATCTGGAAAAGCTGCCGCGCGGCGCAGAATGCGGCCGATTGCATCGGCCTCGAGCAAGTCATCGGCGAAGGCTTTTCGCTGGGCGCCGACCTGTACTACGCAGAGCTGTACCGTGCCATCGGCCGCGCTGATATTTCCATGTTGCATGAATGCATTTATATCGACGAGGTCAACCACGTGAAGAATGGCCTGGCCAGTTTTCACACGCTGCTGGGCGCGCAGGCCGTGCAGCGCCTGCGCACGCTGGAAGAATCGTCCAAGGTGAGCGTGGTTGGCGGACGGTTTTTCAATGCCGCCGCGCGCCAGTATGTCGGTTTCAGCGCCACGGAAATTGAACGCCAGCGTGACCGTTCGCAAGCGGTGGAGTTACCTGACCTGCAGGGGATGATGGAATGA